Proteins from a single region of Gossypium arboreum isolate Shixiya-1 chromosome 1, ASM2569848v2, whole genome shotgun sequence:
- the LOC108480222 gene encoding malate dehydrogenase, mitochondrial-like, producing MFRSVARSAAGKHLLRRGYATESVPDRKVAVLGAAGGIGQPLALLMKLNPLVSRLALYDIANTPGVAADVSHVNTRSEVAGYVGEDQLKQALEGCDVVIIPAGVPRKPGMTRDDLFNINAGIVKGLCAAIAKYCPNALVNMISNPVNSTVPIAAEVFKKAGTYDEKKLFGVTTLDVVRAKTFYAGKAKVNVADVNVPVVGGHAGITILPLFSQATPKANLPEEDIKALTKRTQDGGTEVVEAKAGKGSATLSMAYAGAIFADACLKGLNGVPDVVECSFVQSTVTELPFFASKVRLGKNGVEEVMGLGPLSDYEQAGLESLKPELKASIEKGIKFANQN from the exons ATGTTTCGATCAGTAGCTCGATCGGCCGCCGGAAAGCACCTCCTCCGCCGAGGATATGCCACTGAATCTGTTCCCGATCGGAAGGTCGCGGTTTTGGGCGCTGCCGGAGGGATTGGCCAGCCCTTGGCTCTCCTCATGAAGCTTAACCCTCTTGTTTCTCGACTGGCTCTCTATGATATCGCTAACACTCCCGGCGTTGCAGCTGATGTCAGCCACGTCAACACCAGATCTGAG GTTGCTGGATATGTTGGTGAAGATCAATTGAAGCAAGCTTTGGAGGGATGTGATGTTGTCATCATTCCTGCTGGGGTGCCAAGAAAGCCTGGTATGACTCGCGACGATCTTTTCAACATCAATGCTGGAATCGTCAAGGGTCTATGTGCTGCTATTGCCAAGTATTGCCCTAAT GCACTTGTTAATATGATCAGCAACCCTGTCAATTCAACTGTTCCAATTGCTGCTGAGGTTTTCAAGAAGGCAGGGACATATGATGAGAAAAAGTTGTTTGGTGTAACTACCCTTGATGTGGTTAGGGCTAAGACTTTCTACGCTGGGAAGGCAAAAGTGAATGTTGCAG ATGTCAATGTTCCAGTTGTTGGTGGCCATGCTGGAATAACCATTCTCCCACTATTTTCCCAA GCCACACCAAAAGCCAATTTGCCTGAAGAGGATATCAAGGCTCTAACAAAGCGAACACAAGATGGAGGCACTGAAGTTGTGGAAGCAAAGGCTGGAAAGGGATCAGCAACATTATCAATGGC CTATGCTGGTGCAATTTTCGCTGATGCTTGCCTTAAGGGACTGAATGGTGTTCCTGATGTCGTGGAATGTTCATTTGTACAGTCAACTGTCACTGAACTTCCCTTCTTTGCTTCTAAG GTAAGGCTTGGAAAGAATGGTGTGGAGGAAGTTATGGGGTTGGGTCCTCTCTCTGACTATGAGCAGGCAGGTTTGGAGAGCCTTAAACCAGAACTTAAAGCATCTATAGAGAAGGGAATCAAGTTTGCCAACcagaattaa